One segment of Candidatus Manganitrophus noduliformans DNA contains the following:
- a CDS encoding type II CAAX prenyl endopeptidase Rce1 family protein, which translates to MFLDWRVWLFFLIYFVAVVLFLKRIERGPAPAESEVNREEFKNVSVSAGELILGIFLPFLLNDLVSFVASFSFSKMPWRLVSLNFWVPIVFSLVSLLYALIVCKKGGLWPLFRSTSPPTIPPMLLKGFFLACATSYLVGVSYGGLEWIFQQKPQVRTPPVFGTFAPNGLMAVLHILAKFTIIPLVEEIYFRGFLYNVLKTRLPMLAAAVLQAILFGAAHRVGFLGGILYFLFGMVFVAAYETRKKLIFPVLVHGFISAIALMPALIMEVQNFHMPASNWEEAQTTPAWIESVPPAWVKKKEDGMKQWQYAIDTWGSQGSKRWKQEINAFNAVCTWFPEDRTACAKAKIGIVWVYFYLNDYRRSVIEADRLIQKYPDQEEQVAAALLRRGIGYLLLQELEKSRSSFERVLNEFSQFEKPRDEAERRIKWLNGIEWKGTP; encoded by the coding sequence ATGTTTCTGGACTGGCGGGTTTGGCTTTTTTTTCTTATCTATTTTGTGGCCGTTGTCCTCTTTCTGAAAAGGATCGAAAGGGGACCTGCTCCGGCCGAATCTGAAGTCAACCGTGAGGAGTTTAAAAACGTCTCGGTATCTGCCGGAGAGCTTATTCTCGGAATTTTTCTTCCCTTTCTGCTCAATGACCTTGTCAGTTTCGTTGCCTCTTTTTCTTTTTCTAAAATGCCTTGGAGACTGGTTTCACTCAATTTTTGGGTGCCAATCGTTTTCAGTCTGGTGTCCCTCCTATATGCGCTGATTGTTTGTAAAAAGGGAGGGCTCTGGCCGCTCTTTCGTTCGACCTCTCCTCCGACAATCCCTCCGATGCTTTTAAAAGGATTTTTTTTGGCCTGCGCGACGAGTTATCTCGTAGGAGTAAGTTATGGTGGACTAGAGTGGATATTTCAACAGAAGCCCCAGGTGCGCACTCCCCCGGTTTTCGGAACCTTTGCTCCCAATGGTCTAATGGCCGTCTTGCACATCCTCGCGAAATTCACCATCATTCCGCTAGTGGAAGAAATTTACTTTCGCGGGTTTCTTTATAATGTCTTGAAGACCCGCCTTCCGATGCTGGCTGCAGCAGTGCTTCAAGCCATTCTGTTCGGAGCGGCCCATCGTGTCGGTTTCTTGGGCGGGATTCTCTATTTTTTGTTTGGGATGGTATTCGTCGCTGCCTATGAAACGCGAAAAAAATTAATCTTCCCCGTCCTGGTCCATGGCTTCATCAGTGCCATAGCACTTATGCCGGCGCTCATTATGGAGGTTCAGAATTTTCACATGCCTGCCTCTAATTGGGAAGAGGCTCAAACCACACCCGCTTGGATCGAATCGGTCCCGCCCGCCTGGGTAAAGAAAAAAGAGGATGGAATGAAACAATGGCAATATGCAATTGATACCTGGGGGAGTCAAGGTTCTAAACGATGGAAGCAAGAGATCAACGCGTTTAATGCCGTCTGCACATGGTTCCCGGAAGATCGAACGGCATGTGCGAAAGCGAAGATCGGAATTGTTTGGGTTTATTTCTATCTGAATGATTACCGAAGGTCTGTGATCGAAGCGGACCGTCTGATCCAGAAGTATCCGGATCAGGAGGAACAGGTGGCAGCGGCCTTATTAAGGCGAGGGATCGGCTATCTGTTGCTCCAGGAGTTGGAGAAAAGCCGAAGCTCTTTCGAGAGGGTACTCAATGAGTTTAGTCAATTCGAAAAACCCCGTGATGAAGCGGAAAGAAGAATAAAATGGTTGAATGGAATTGAATGGAAAGGGACTCCTTGA
- a CDS encoding M20/M25/M40 family metallo-hydrolase: protein MLNTQRMTDHFLKLVRIDSLSKKEKAVALVLQKELEALGAKVEFDEAGQAVGGEIGNLIARLPGTDPSRRPLLLSAHMDTVVPGEGIKPIVDGKKIRSDGTTILGGDDKSGISIIVEVLRTIREKKLPHGEIEIAFTICEEFGLLGAKHLDFGRLKSRDGLVLDCDNVNILFTKSPSSDRLEFKVHGLEAHAGVCPERGLSAVQIAADAISQMKLGRIDPETTANIGIIQGGSATNIVPNYVYVKAETRSHDEEKLTAQNGHMQECFRKAAEKFWVDLDGKRITGRVEEKIWRDYDRMNVPENAPIVQAVMRAAQTLSYKVRTHATGGGCDANVFNKKGITVANLGTGMHDIHTVKEWLAIDEMNQAAEIVLETIQQCK from the coding sequence ATGCTAAACACACAACGAATGACCGATCATTTCCTTAAGCTCGTTCGGATCGACAGCCTTTCCAAAAAAGAGAAGGCGGTCGCCCTGGTCCTTCAAAAGGAATTGGAGGCGCTGGGAGCGAAGGTCGAGTTCGATGAGGCCGGCCAGGCGGTCGGCGGCGAGATCGGCAACCTGATCGCCCGCCTCCCCGGGACCGATCCGTCCCGGCGGCCGCTCCTTCTCTCCGCCCACATGGACACCGTGGTGCCGGGGGAGGGAATCAAGCCGATCGTCGACGGGAAGAAGATTCGCAGCGACGGGACGACGATCCTCGGCGGGGACGATAAATCGGGGATCTCGATCATCGTCGAAGTGCTCCGGACCATTCGGGAGAAGAAGCTCCCTCATGGCGAAATCGAAATCGCCTTCACCATTTGCGAGGAGTTCGGCCTCCTCGGCGCGAAGCACCTCGACTTCGGGCGGTTAAAATCGCGCGACGGCCTGGTGCTCGATTGCGACAATGTCAACATCCTCTTCACCAAATCCCCTTCTTCCGATCGATTGGAATTCAAAGTCCACGGGCTCGAAGCGCACGCCGGCGTCTGTCCGGAGCGGGGGCTCTCCGCCGTTCAGATCGCGGCCGATGCGATCAGTCAAATGAAGCTCGGCCGGATCGATCCGGAGACGACCGCCAACATCGGGATCATCCAGGGGGGATCGGCGACCAACATCGTCCCGAACTATGTTTATGTCAAAGCGGAGACGCGCAGCCACGACGAGGAGAAGCTGACGGCGCAGAACGGGCATATGCAGGAGTGCTTCCGAAAAGCCGCCGAGAAATTCTGGGTCGATTTGGACGGGAAACGGATTACCGGCCGGGTGGAAGAGAAGATCTGGCGCGACTACGACCGGATGAACGTCCCCGAAAATGCCCCGATCGTTCAGGCGGTGATGCGCGCGGCCCAAACGCTTTCCTACAAGGTGCGGACCCATGCGACCGGCGGCGGCTGCGACGCCAACGTCTTCAACAAAAAGGGAATCACCGTCGCCAACCTCGGCACCGGCATGCACGACATCCACACCGTTAAGGAGTGGCTCGCCATCGATGAGATGAATCAGGCGGCCGAGATCGTCCTGGAGACGATCCAGCAGTGCAAGTAG
- a CDS encoding thiamine pyrophosphate-binding protein: protein MQPQMKLGDFLIAYLKKIGVDHLFGIPGDLVIKLFLQFGKPRGLKVITFSHEPGVGFAADGYARSAGKLGVVCVTYGAGGLNMVNPVAGSFSEKVPILVISGGPGEEERKLGVLIHHQAKEIESQLHIYKELTCAAKIIDDPNRAAEEIDAVIQAILRERRPGYLEIHRDKVDMMISVPKRILEWDGKFTGIPSDKRKVIEAARETVARLKQAKRPVIIVGIEVRRFGLTKEMIRLAEAIGAPVLTNVLAKGAFPMDHPLAMGVYIGALSHPAIHKRVAQADLVLSLGTLLTDMDLGIQPPEIPREKSIWAVENRVHISFHTYTDVQINDFIKALLKLPLPHHKEKITYHDNLPKRATEIRSDRPIQMAEVLHEVNDFLKERKEFMAITESGDSLFAGIDLRVGSSVYLAQGYYASMGFAIPGGLGAQIGTGLRPLILCGDGAFQMTGHEISQAPRHRLNPIVLLLNNKGWGIFRPIAERETLLAIPDWPYAELARLWGGVGFKAGTVPELRDALLKAEKLTSFVIIEVAIQPNDLSPMARKYIGAAAKKAKLS from the coding sequence ATGCAGCCGCAGATGAAGCTCGGCGATTTTTTGATCGCCTACCTGAAAAAAATCGGGGTCGATCACCTCTTCGGCATTCCCGGAGACCTCGTCATCAAGCTCTTCCTCCAATTCGGGAAGCCGCGAGGGTTGAAGGTGATCACCTTCTCCCATGAGCCGGGGGTCGGCTTCGCCGCCGACGGCTACGCGCGGAGCGCCGGAAAACTCGGCGTCGTCTGCGTCACCTACGGCGCCGGCGGGCTCAACATGGTCAATCCGGTCGCCGGCTCCTTCTCCGAAAAGGTGCCGATCCTGGTCATCTCGGGCGGACCGGGGGAAGAAGAGCGAAAGCTCGGCGTTCTCATCCATCATCAAGCCAAAGAGATCGAATCCCAGCTCCACATCTATAAAGAGCTGACCTGCGCGGCGAAGATCATCGACGATCCGAACCGGGCCGCCGAAGAGATCGACGCGGTGATCCAGGCGATCCTACGGGAAAGACGGCCCGGTTATCTGGAGATCCATCGGGACAAGGTCGATATGATGATCTCCGTTCCCAAGCGGATTCTAGAGTGGGATGGAAAGTTCACCGGGATTCCTTCCGACAAACGAAAGGTGATCGAGGCGGCGCGGGAGACGGTCGCCCGGCTCAAGCAAGCGAAGCGGCCGGTGATCATCGTCGGGATCGAAGTCCGGCGCTTCGGGCTGACGAAAGAGATGATCCGCCTCGCCGAGGCGATCGGCGCGCCGGTGCTGACCAATGTCCTCGCGAAAGGGGCCTTTCCGATGGACCATCCGCTGGCGATGGGGGTCTACATCGGGGCGTTGAGCCACCCCGCCATCCACAAGCGGGTCGCGCAGGCCGATCTGGTCTTGAGCCTCGGGACGCTTCTGACCGACATGGACCTTGGCATTCAGCCGCCGGAGATCCCCCGCGAGAAGTCGATCTGGGCCGTCGAGAACCGGGTCCACATCAGCTTTCACACCTATACCGACGTGCAGATCAATGACTTTATCAAAGCCCTTCTCAAGCTCCCCTTGCCTCATCACAAGGAGAAGATCACCTACCACGACAATCTGCCGAAGCGGGCGACGGAGATCCGATCGGACCGGCCGATCCAGATGGCCGAAGTGCTGCACGAGGTGAACGATTTCCTGAAAGAGCGAAAAGAGTTTATGGCGATCACCGAATCGGGCGATTCTCTCTTTGCCGGGATCGACCTGAGGGTCGGCAGCAGCGTTTACCTGGCGCAGGGGTATTATGCCTCGATGGGATTCGCGATTCCGGGCGGATTGGGGGCGCAGATCGGGACGGGGCTTCGGCCGCTGATCCTCTGCGGCGACGGCGCCTTTCAGATGACGGGGCATGAGATCTCGCAGGCCCCCCGCCATCGGCTCAACCCGATCGTGCTGCTTCTCAACAACAAAGGATGGGGGATTTTCCGGCCGATCGCCGAGCGGGAAACGCTGCTGGCGATCCCCGACTGGCCTTATGCCGAGCTGGCGCGGTTGTGGGGCGGGGTTGGATTCAAAGCCGGGACGGTCCCGGAGCTGCGCGACGCGCTCCTGAAGGCGGAGAAGCTGACCTCGTTCGTCATCATCGAGGTCGCCATCCAGCCGAACGACCTCTCCCCGATGGCGCGCAAGTACATCGGCGCCGCGGCGAAAAAGGCGAAGCTCTCCTAA
- a CDS encoding dienelactone hydrolase family protein, translating to MTPQLLTDDDLNSSMVEYPADGTILSAFLCRPKHTGRYPGLILIQEWWGLNDHIKGVAQRLAKEHFAVLAPDLYSRLGHVVTQNGAEAAKLSDTLDPGKTVADLMGGLRYLKTLPEVDPDKVGVIGFSIGGSFTLQLACRTGEIRCAVPFYGEIPTNEEIEKLSAPILYIYGEEDGWIQKEEVQRLKEALKKFKKPGEVKTYAGAPHAFFNDSRREVYNPKAAKDAWKRTLAFLEKYLRS from the coding sequence ATGACCCCCCAACTTCTGACCGACGACGACCTGAACTCCTCCATGGTGGAATACCCGGCCGACGGGACGATTCTCTCCGCTTTCCTCTGCCGCCCGAAACACACCGGCCGTTATCCGGGGTTGATCCTGATCCAGGAGTGGTGGGGGCTCAACGACCACATCAAAGGGGTCGCCCAACGGCTCGCGAAGGAGCATTTCGCCGTCCTCGCCCCCGATCTTTACTCCCGGCTCGGCCATGTCGTGACGCAGAACGGGGCGGAGGCGGCCAAATTGTCGGACACCCTCGATCCGGGTAAAACCGTCGCCGACTTGATGGGCGGCCTTCGTTATCTGAAGACCCTGCCGGAGGTCGATCCCGACAAAGTCGGCGTGATCGGGTTTTCCATCGGCGGCTCTTTCACTCTGCAGCTCGCCTGCAGGACCGGCGAGATTCGATGCGCCGTCCCCTTCTACGGCGAGATCCCGACAAACGAAGAGATCGAAAAGCTCTCGGCGCCGATCCTCTACATCTACGGGGAAGAAGACGGCTGGATCCAAAAGGAAGAGGTCCAACGGCTGAAGGAGGCGCTGAAGAAGTTCAAAAAACCGGGCGAGGTGAAAACCTATGCCGGCGCCCCGCATGCCTTCTTCAACGACAGCCGGAGAGAGGTCTACAATCCAAAGGCCGCGAAGGACGCGTGGAAGAGAACACTCGCCTTCCTTGAGAAATACCTACGATCATAA
- a CDS encoding LVIVD repeat-containing protein yields MVKDQWIFVSERLRGIHIIDNRDPSSPQDIAFIQVPGNIDLAMKGDILYADSFVDLVAIDVANPAEAFVTGRLENIYPNEPLFQEETFWSEPIDPSRGVVVGRELVSSGGGCGDGFSDVHNSGCSGGGTHASRPAAASPADQSTGVNGSLARITIVHDHLYLLAGSSLKTVSIIDPEHPAYMNALELGLDIETLYPYKEALFVGGQTGVQIIDISAPEQPTFTSRFQHAWQCDPVVVSGDTGYVTLRAGGRCGLGMNRLDILDLSDLSAPALLKSYSLNDPYGLAIDANTLFVADGAFGFQVFDAQDPLNLVEIGLFQNRPARDIILHAGRAHVIGPEGLDQYDYSVLDHIILLSHVPAVE; encoded by the coding sequence ATGGTGAAAGATCAATGGATCTTTGTGAGTGAACGTCTCCGGGGAATCCATATTATCGACAATCGTGATCCGAGCTCGCCGCAGGATATCGCCTTTATTCAGGTGCCTGGGAACATCGATCTTGCCATGAAAGGGGACATCCTCTATGCGGACAGCTTTGTCGATCTGGTCGCCATCGACGTTGCCAATCCGGCGGAAGCTTTTGTAACGGGGCGTTTGGAGAACATTTATCCAAACGAACCATTGTTTCAGGAAGAGACTTTTTGGAGCGAGCCGATCGACCCGAGCAGGGGGGTGGTTGTTGGAAGAGAGCTTGTGAGCTCCGGCGGCGGCTGCGGCGACGGCTTCAGTGATGTACACAATTCCGGTTGCTCAGGAGGGGGCACTCACGCTTCGCGGCCTGCCGCAGCGTCTCCAGCGGACCAGTCGACCGGGGTGAATGGATCGCTGGCCCGGATCACGATTGTTCATGACCATCTCTATTTGTTGGCCGGGTCGAGCCTCAAAACGGTATCGATCATTGATCCCGAACATCCGGCTTACATGAATGCCCTCGAACTTGGTTTGGACATTGAAACATTGTACCCCTACAAAGAGGCGTTGTTCGTCGGCGGGCAAACCGGCGTGCAGATCATCGATATCAGCGCTCCGGAGCAGCCCACCTTTACTTCGAGATTTCAGCATGCTTGGCAATGCGATCCGGTTGTGGTGAGTGGTGATACCGGTTATGTCACTTTGCGCGCGGGCGGACGTTGCGGTTTGGGAATGAATCGGCTCGATATTTTGGATCTCTCGGACTTGTCTGCGCCGGCACTCCTCAAGTCCTATTCGCTGAACGACCCGTATGGGCTGGCCATCGATGCGAATACCTTATTTGTTGCAGACGGGGCGTTTGGTTTTCAGGTGTTTGATGCGCAGGATCCGCTGAACCTCGTCGAGATCGGCCTTTTTCAAAACCGGCCGGCCCGGGACATTATCCTTCATGCGGGGCGGGCCCATGTGATCGGCCCGGAGGGTCTCGATCAATACGACTATTCGGTGCTCGACCACATTATTTTGCTGAGTCATGTTCCAGCCGTAGAGTAA
- a CDS encoding class II fructose-bisphosphate aldolase has protein sequence MQFETMSQLGDTIKGIIEISNGQVKVLDPGRVRGALIDRLVHTAVFHEKPDMRATARWVIKMAAPQLGVHLASIQPLYEAMGRGEVDGFTAPAVNVRGMAYDTARALIRSANRNNVGAFILEIAKSEMGYTHQSPAEYAAVMTAAAIQEGYQGPLFIQGDHIQLNAKKFKENRQKEVDGVRKLMKEAITAGFFNIDIDSSTLVDLDRPNVVEQQRDNFEVGADLTAYVRSLEPKGVTISVGGEIGEVGGKNSTVEEFKVYIDNYLATLQKMKPGAKGISKISVQTGTSHGGVPMPDGTVAKVKLDFGVLESISKVARQAYGLAGAVQHGASTLPPEVFDRFPKTGTAEIHLATEFQNMIYEQLPASFKEEIYAYLREECKDEMKSGQTDEQFIYKTRKKALGPFKKRFWNLPTDLRQKIGQVLEDKFTFLFNKLNVVGTKNVVTQWVKPIEVSFAIRDEIAAAEAETKAAAQPAKKEEVNPNAD, from the coding sequence ATGCAGTTCGAAACGATGAGCCAGCTCGGCGATACGATCAAAGGCATCATTGAAATTTCGAATGGCCAGGTGAAGGTGCTCGATCCGGGCCGGGTGCGCGGGGCGCTCATCGATCGGCTCGTCCACACCGCCGTTTTTCATGAGAAACCCGACATGCGCGCCACCGCCCGATGGGTCATCAAAATGGCCGCGCCCCAGCTCGGGGTTCACCTCGCTTCCATCCAGCCGCTGTATGAAGCGATGGGCCGGGGCGAGGTCGACGGCTTCACCGCGCCGGCGGTCAACGTCCGGGGGATGGCATACGACACCGCCCGCGCCCTGATCCGATCGGCCAATCGGAACAACGTCGGCGCCTTCATCCTGGAGATCGCCAAGTCCGAAATGGGCTACACCCATCAGTCCCCCGCCGAATATGCCGCCGTCATGACCGCCGCCGCCATCCAGGAGGGCTACCAAGGCCCCCTCTTCATTCAGGGAGATCACATCCAGCTCAATGCGAAGAAGTTCAAGGAGAACCGGCAGAAGGAGGTCGACGGCGTCCGCAAGCTGATGAAGGAGGCGATCACCGCCGGCTTCTTCAACATCGACATCGACTCCTCCACCCTGGTCGATCTCGACAGGCCGAACGTAGTCGAGCAGCAGCGGGACAATTTCGAGGTCGGGGCCGATCTGACCGCCTATGTCCGGTCGCTGGAGCCGAAAGGGGTCACCATCTCGGTCGGCGGGGAGATCGGCGAGGTCGGCGGGAAAAATTCGACGGTCGAGGAGTTCAAGGTCTATATCGACAACTATCTGGCGACCCTTCAGAAGATGAAGCCGGGCGCCAAAGGGATCAGCAAGATCTCGGTCCAGACCGGAACGAGTCATGGCGGCGTTCCGATGCCCGACGGCACCGTTGCCAAGGTGAAGCTCGACTTCGGCGTGCTGGAATCGATCTCGAAGGTGGCGCGTCAAGCGTACGGCCTCGCCGGCGCGGTCCAGCACGGCGCTTCCACCCTGCCGCCGGAGGTCTTCGACCGCTTCCCGAAAACCGGGACCGCCGAGATTCACCTCGCCACCGAGTTCCAGAACATGATCTATGAACAGCTCCCCGCCTCCTTCAAAGAGGAGATCTACGCCTACCTGCGGGAGGAATGCAAGGACGAGATGAAATCGGGGCAGACCGACGAGCAGTTCATCTACAAGACCCGGAAAAAGGCGCTCGGACCGTTCAAGAAGCGCTTCTGGAATCTTCCAACCGATCTTCGGCAGAAGATCGGTCAGGTCTTGGAAGACAAATTCACCTTCCTTTTTAACAAGCTCAACGTCGTCGGAACCAAAAACGTGGTCACCCAGTGGGTCAAGCCGATCGAGGTTTCGTTCGCCATCCGCGACGAGATCGCCGCGGCCGAGGCCGAAACGAAGGCCGCCGCGCAGCCGGCGAAGAAAGAAGAGGTCAATCCGAATGCAGACTGA
- a CDS encoding helicase HerA-like domain-containing protein, whose protein sequence is MPQPILIAKEEHDLTLLPKMANRHGLVAGATGTGKTVTLQTLAERFSRIGVPVFMADVKGDLSGIGAPGEEHPRIMERVRQLGLADFRFAPCPVVFWDVFGRLGHPLRTTISEMGPLLLGRLLNLNETQSGVLTLVFKIADDDGLLLLDLKDLRAMLQYVGDNAKNFATRYGNVSAASIGAIQRGLLALEEQGGDAFFGEPALNLDDLMQTDEKGQGVVNILVADKLIHAPKLYATFLLWLLAELFERLPEVGDLEKPKLVFFFDEAHLLFNDAPKALLDKIEQVVRLIRSKGVGVYFVSQNPLDIPEAVLGQLGNRIQHALRAFTPRDQKAVKAAAQTFRSNPKLDVEAAIMELGVGEALVSLLDEKGRPGIVERALIVPPESRIGPISPEECRRMIQRSVLFGHYEEAVDRESAYEKLKARAEQAAPPEQPSEAQEGSWTDVLTGSTGKRGRSREGIVESMAKSAARAIGSRLGRQIMRGLFGSMTGGTTRRRR, encoded by the coding sequence ATGCCGCAGCCGATCTTGATCGCCAAAGAAGAACACGACCTCACCCTGCTCCCGAAGATGGCCAACCGCCACGGCCTGGTCGCCGGGGCGACGGGGACCGGGAAGACGGTCACACTGCAAACGCTGGCGGAGCGGTTCAGTCGGATCGGGGTGCCGGTTTTCATGGCCGATGTGAAGGGAGACCTCTCCGGAATCGGCGCGCCGGGGGAGGAGCATCCGAGAATCATGGAGCGGGTCCGGCAGTTGGGGCTCGCCGACTTTCGCTTCGCCCCCTGTCCCGTCGTCTTCTGGGATGTCTTCGGCCGGCTCGGCCATCCGCTTCGGACGACGATCTCGGAGATGGGGCCGCTTCTGCTCGGCCGGCTCCTCAATCTGAATGAAACCCAGAGCGGTGTGCTGACCCTGGTATTCAAGATCGCCGATGATGACGGTCTTCTTCTCCTCGATCTGAAAGACCTCCGCGCCATGCTCCAATATGTCGGCGACAACGCCAAGAACTTCGCCACCCGATACGGCAACGTCTCCGCCGCCAGCATCGGCGCCATCCAGCGCGGCCTCCTGGCATTGGAGGAGCAGGGGGGAGACGCATTCTTCGGCGAGCCGGCGCTCAACCTCGATGATCTGATGCAGACCGACGAGAAGGGACAAGGGGTCGTCAACATCCTTGTCGCCGACAAGTTGATCCATGCCCCGAAGCTTTACGCCACCTTTCTTCTCTGGCTCTTGGCGGAGCTCTTCGAGCGCCTGCCGGAGGTCGGCGATCTGGAGAAGCCGAAGCTCGTTTTCTTTTTCGACGAGGCGCATCTTCTCTTCAACGATGCGCCGAAGGCGCTGCTGGACAAAATCGAGCAGGTGGTCCGCCTGATCCGGTCGAAGGGGGTGGGCGTTTACTTCGTCAGCCAGAATCCGCTCGACATCCCCGAAGCGGTCCTGGGACAATTGGGGAACCGGATCCAGCATGCGCTGCGCGCCTTCACCCCGCGCGATCAGAAGGCGGTGAAAGCGGCGGCGCAGACGTTTCGGAGCAACCCGAAGCTCGATGTCGAGGCGGCGATTATGGAGCTGGGGGTCGGGGAGGCGCTCGTCTCCCTGCTTGATGAAAAAGGCCGGCCCGGCATCGTCGAGCGGGCGTTGATCGTCCCGCCGGAAAGCCGGATCGGCCCGATCTCCCCGGAGGAGTGCCGGCGGATGATTCAACGGTCGGTCCTCTTCGGACACTATGAAGAAGCGGTCGATCGCGAATCGGCCTACGAGAAGCTAAAAGCCCGCGCGGAGCAAGCGGCTCCGCCGGAGCAACCAAGCGAAGCACAAGAGGGATCGTGGACCGATGTTCTGACCGGTTCGACCGGGAAGCGGGGACGCTCCCGGGAGGGGATCGTCGAATCGATGGCGAAGAGCGCGGCCCGGGCGATCGGCAGCCGGCTCGGCCGGCAGATCATGCGGGGATTATTCGGATCGATGACGGGAGGAACGACGCGAAGAAGAAGGTAG
- a CDS encoding DNA-3-methyladenine glycosylase family protein, protein MIKNMSQNGGFESACRALAEADPVLSTFIDAIGPCRLTPAPDPFVSLVEAIVSQQLSVKAADTIFQRLVAICPRSLVTPKAIFSIPEEELRGVGLSRQKIAYVKDLAERWIAGEIRPKEFHRLPDEEVIARLVAVKGIGRWTAEMFLIFALNRTDVLPVGDLGLKKAVQRAYRLRKIPSPERIQKIAEPWRPYRSIATWYLWKSLNNVTKGS, encoded by the coding sequence TTGATAAAGAATATGTCGCAGAACGGCGGTTTTGAATCGGCCTGCCGTGCGCTCGCCGAGGCCGACCCGGTGTTATCGACCTTTATCGATGCGATCGGTCCTTGCCGCTTGACCCCTGCTCCCGACCCTTTCGTCTCCCTGGTCGAGGCGATCGTCTCGCAGCAGCTCTCGGTGAAAGCGGCCGATACCATCTTTCAACGCCTTGTCGCAATCTGTCCTCGCAGCTTGGTCACACCGAAGGCGATCTTTTCCATCCCGGAGGAGGAACTCCGCGGGGTTGGCCTCTCACGGCAGAAAATCGCTTATGTGAAAGATCTGGCCGAACGGTGGATCGCCGGTGAAATCCGGCCGAAGGAGTTTCATCGGTTGCCGGATGAGGAGGTGATTGCCCGGCTGGTCGCGGTGAAGGGGATCGGGCGGTGGACGGCGGAGATGTTCTTGATCTTTGCTTTGAATAGAACCGATGTCTTGCCGGTGGGCGATCTCGGATTGAAGAAGGCGGTCCAGCGGGCGTACAGGCTGCGGAAGATTCCCTCCCCCGAAAGAATTCAGAAGATCGCCGAACCGTGGCGGCCCTACCGATCGATTGCAACCTGGTATCTTTGGAAGAGTTTAAACAATGTGACGAAGGGTTCATAA
- a CDS encoding antibiotic biosynthesis monooxygenase family protein — MVVVVFRSRLKEGGEAELGKVGMRMYELASAMPGFLSYKDFVAEDGENVSIIEFDSIETVDAWREHPEHREAQRRARTEFFTEYQIQVCTPVRERAFKG, encoded by the coding sequence ATGGTCGTCGTGGTTTTTCGATCGCGATTAAAGGAGGGGGGAGAGGCGGAGTTGGGAAAGGTCGGAATGCGGATGTATGAGCTCGCCTCCGCGATGCCGGGCTTCCTCTCTTACAAGGACTTCGTCGCGGAAGACGGGGAGAATGTCTCAATCATCGAGTTCGATTCCATCGAGACCGTCGACGCCTGGCGGGAGCATCCCGAACATCGGGAAGCGCAGCGGCGGGCGCGGACAGAGTTCTTCACCGAATATCAAATCCAGGTCTGCACGCCGGTGAGGGAGAGAGCGTTCAAAGGATAG